The Bacteroidota bacterium region CCTCCGGCCATTCCCTTTTGTTTATTGAAAATGTCGGTAACCTTGTGTGCCCTGCGCTGTTCGACCTTGGCGAAGCGAATCGCATGGTCATCATGAGTGTCACTGAAGGTGATGATAAACCTTTGAAGTACCCCAACATGTTCAGCTCATCGCAGATATGCATGATAAATAAAACCGATCTCCTCCCTTATGTTGATTTTGATATGGAAAAGGCAAAATCGTATGCCTTGCAGGTCAATCATCACCTCAGCTTTTTCGAAGTGTCCACCAGAACCGGTGAGGGTATGAAAGAATGGTACGCTTGGCTGAAAAAGAAAATGACATTGTAATGTAATGCTTTGATATTCATCATATTATATTGGGATTCTAATCTTTAAATGTGACAAAATTGTTTTTTTTGAGTAATTATTTGCATTTATCAAACCGCCCGCATACCTTTGCTTTGTTATTCCGTTAACAATGTTATTCCGGTAACTTAACGCTATTATTTTAATAATGAAGAAATTACCAGATAAGACTGTGGAACGCCTTAGTCAATACAGGCGTGCATTATTGATATGGAATGCCAGCCATAAGCAGCATATATTTTCGCATGAACTGGCCGGTTTGTTGCATATCACGCCTGTACAGGTCAGACGGGACATAATGCTAATAGGATATACAGGGACTTTGCGGAAAGGCTATGATGTAAAAGAACTTATTGATCTTATCGGTAGGATTATTGATACGGAGGAAGGGATCAACGCCTGTGTGGTTGGCATCGGTAACCTCGGTCGGGCTATTATACGCTATTTCAGCGGAAAACGAACAAAATTATCCATCATTGCTGCCTTTGATACCAATACCGACAAGGTTGGCCGCAACTTCACCGGCGTGCCCTGTTATCATCCCGACAGGCTGGCCGAGATCATTGAAAAAGAAAATATCCGCATTGCCATATTAACTGTACCGGCCGAAGTTGCTGCATCGGTGGCCAATACCATGGTTAATGCCGGAATCAAAGGTATTATCAATTACACTCCCACTGCTCTTAATGTTGATGAAGATATCTATCTTGGAGAATATGACATGATTACGTCACTGGAAAAAGCCGCCTACTTCGTTAAAATGAATTCCCTGCCCTGACAATCCCAATATTTCATTGGATATTCATTCCTCATTAATTGTCATGTATTGTCATGAATAGTCATGTATTGTCATAAGGGAATGGGGCACAAAAGAATTACATTTATCTGATCATTGATCATTGATTTCACCTGAGTGGCGCCTTGAAAATATTTATTGTGCCTTTAAATTCATCATTACTGAAATAACCAATACATTTCAACACAAAGTAGTAGGTGCCATCGGAAAGATTTCCACCATCCCATTCCCCGCTGATATAATTATTTTTCTCATAGACCTTCTTACCCCACCGGTTATAGATGACAATGGAATTGCCTAGGTATTTATCCAGGTCAGTGATGACGAATGTATCATTTATTCCATCGCCATTGGGAGTAAATATATTTGGAATCACAAGCTGAACTTCTTTAACTTCAATGATCTGCGTCAGGGAATCGATGCATCCGTTATTGCCGGTCACCCTGAGTGTGACATCATAGCTATCGACAGCAGGAAAAGTTTGAACGGGGTTCTCAAGGATGGATGTCAAGTCTTTACCGAAAGTCCAGTACCATGTGCTGGCATCGGTGGTTTTACTGGTGAATGTGACAACAGGATTCTGGAAATATACCTCTTCGGGAAGATAGGTAAATTCAACCTGGGGTAACGGTTTGGCATCCACCTGAAAGTCCTTTTCTATTTTACATCGTACGGTGTCGGTCACCGTAATTGAATAATCCACACTATCAGTAAGTCCCAGTGCCAGCGTGTCGCCCTGAAGATAAAGGATCATCTTATCCCACTCAATAAGATAGGGAGCTGTACCTCCACTCACGTGAGCCAGCATGGTGGCTTTTTTCTCACCCGGACACCCCATGTCAATCTGTTCAAGATCAAGTTTTAACTCCGGATTAACTGTCACAGTGATGCTGTCGACGCAATAATTTAAACTGTCGGTAACATAAGCATAATAGGTGGTAGATGTTTTGGGAGCCTCGGCTATGGCCGGCATGGTATCACCTGTGCTCCAGCTATAATAATAATTAAAAACAGATCCTGTCCGGTACAAAGCCTGTATCTCACTGGTATCCAACGGGCAGGTATAAATGCTGATATCATCCAGGCGTCCGACAAAATAGGAAAATTCTTTCTGGATGCTATCGCTGCGGCCAAAATAGATCAGGTTCTTCACCGGATTCAGAATCGGATTATCCCACGACTGGGCCTGCCTCACACCGTCAATCCATATCTCATTGGGTGCAGCACTGGTATCATAGACCACATACAGATGATGCCACTCAGCGAATTCAGGCTTGGTAACCGTTTCAAACTGAAAATTATTTGGTGATCCATCGCCTTCATAATGGTCCACACTTATCCGTCCCACCTTGTCACCATTAATGAAATCGGGATATAAACCTAATATTGAAGTGCGCAATTGTCCATTGCTGTAATCAAAAATTGTAGGGAACATGTTCTCAGGGTACCAGTTGCTTGTGTCAGGTGCACGGAACCAGAGTGCAAAAGCTAGGCTACCGGTGCGCAAACCGATGGATCCTATCATATAGCTGTCGACCCCGTTAAAGCTAAAAGCACTGTTGGGATGGCCGAACCTGTCGGTGACAAGCACGGCACCAAAAGGATATAAATGGTAACCATTCCCGCTCTCGTCATTTGAGTTTCCATTGAATGGATAATAGGCTATCAGGCAATCAGGCAATTTCTGCTTTACATTAAGAGTAATGGAATCACCATAGCAGATCAGGGTATCATTCTGGATGATCCTACCGCTAATGAGATTGATATATACGGAATCATTGACGACGCTCCCAGCACTGTCAAATGTCACCTTATATGTGTCTGTTTCAAACACCCAAATTCCACTTGTAGTATCACCAGTATTCCAGGAATAGGAGACATAACCGGTGTCTGCATACACAAACACACTGTCGGTCGTACAGAACATTGCCGTATCGACGGAGTAAATATTAACCGTATCAATAAGGGGAGTCTGACCTTGCGTTAATATATAACCAGTAAGCAAAATAAACAGTAGATATACTTTCTTCATGGGAATGACATCATTGAAAAGCAAAAATAGTCATTAATTGGAAATTCACCAGAAATCCACAGAAATTCAACAGACAGATAACGGCAAAAACCGCAATTTGTTATACATCTGTGAGTACAACTGTTTGCTTCCTGAGCCTGAATCTCAATAAATTTTATACAGATAATCATCCGCAGGATTAGTATCAAGAGATATTTGCCTCATATTCATGCCATTATGACATATTATCCAATTATTATGCTGACAAAAATTCCGTTTCTCAAAGATAAAATCCTGTGGCAAATGTTTTGATGTCTGCCAACTCCGTCAAGGTATTAATGACAAAGGAGAATTCATATGAACTACAATAATTTCACGATAAAATCGCAGGAAGCCATTCAGAAAGCCCAGGAAATTGCCCAAGCCTACCAGCAGCAGGCGATAGAAACCGCACATATTTTAAAGGCCATGCTGGCTGTTGATGACACTGTACTGCCGTTCCTGCTGAAGAAGATGGATGTCGACTTACCCATGATGGCACAGTCTCTGGAAAAAACCATTACCACTTTTCCGAAGGTGGCCGGCGGCGAGCAATATCTATCAGGTGATGCTTCCAAAGCACTCCAGAAATCGGGTAGCTACCTTAAAGAATTCGGTGACGAATTCATAACGCTCGAGCATTTATTACTGGGGATACTGGCAGGTCACGACACCGCAGCCCGCCTGCTTAAAGATTCCGGTGTGAATGAAAAAGACCTGTTAAAGGCTATCCGGGAACTGCGAAAAGGGTCGGCAGTTAAAAGCCAGACAGCGGAGGAGACCTATAATGCGCTGAATAAATATGCACGTAATCTGAATGAAATGGCGCGTTCCGGTAAACTTGACCCAGTTATTGGAAGAGATGAGGAGATTAGGCGGATACTCCAGATCTTATCGCGAAGGACAAAAAACAATCCAATTCTCATCGGGGAGCCCGGAGTTGGTAAAACTGCCATCGCTGAAGGTCTTGCCCACAGGATCATCAATGGCGATGTACCTGATAACCTCACATCCAAGCAGATCTATTCACTCGATATGGCCGCACTGATCGCCGGTGCTAAATATAAAGGTGAGTTTGAGGAACGGTTGAAAAGCGTCGTAAATGAAATCATACAATCCGACGGCGATATTGTTTTATTCATTGATGAAATACACACACTGGTTGGTGCCGGTGCCGGTGAAGGCGCCATGGACGCTGCCAATATCCTTAAACCTGCTCTGGCGAAAGGTGAGTTAAGGGCCATTGGTGCCACAACTCTCAAGGAATATCAAAAGTATTTTGAAAAAGATAAGGCTCTCGAACGGCGATTCCAGATCGTCATGGTTAATGAACCGGATACCATGGCTTCGATCTCCATACTCAGGGGATTGAAAGAGAGATATGAAACGCACCACCATGTCCGTATCAAGGATGAAGCCATTATTGCTGCTGTCGAATTGTCGCAGCGCTATATAACTGACCGGTTCCTACCGGATAAAGCCATCGACCTCATCGATGAAGCGGCGGCAAAATTAAGGCTTGAGATCAATTCAGTTCCTGAATCCATAGATGAAATTGAGAGGAAGATCACCCAGCTTGAAATCGAACGTGAAGCGATCAAAAGAGAAAATGACCCGGTTAAACTTAAGGATCTCACAGCCGAAATAGCCAATCTCAACGATGAACGCAAACATCTGAGAGCCAAATGGCAATCGGAAAAAGAAGTGGTGGAAAACATACAGCAGTGTAAAAATGCGATTGAAAATTATAGATATGAAGCTGAGCGGGCTGAACGCGATGGCGATTATGGCCAGGTTGCCGAATTGAGGTATGGTAAGATAAAACAGGCAGAACTTGAGCTAGAAAACTTCAAGAAAACGCTCAATGAGATGCAGGTCGATTCTGCACTGATTAATGAAGAGGTTGGCGCCGAGGAAATAGCCGAAATTGTATCACGATGGACAGGAATACCTGTTACCAGAATGTTACAAAGTGAAAAAGAAAAATTGCTGAATCTTGAGAATGAGCTGCACAAACGCGTTGTCGGGCAGGATGAAGCTATAAGTGCCATTTCCGATGCCATCCGCCGCAGCCGTGCCGGCTTACAGGATGCCAAAAGGCCCATAGGCTCCTTCATTTTCCTCGGCACTACGGGTGTCGGAAAAACTGAACTGGCTAAAGCTTTGGCAGAATTCCTATTTAATGATGAAAACTCCATGGTCCGCATGGATATGTCGGAGTATCAGGAACGCCATACCGTGTCACGTCTGATCGGCGCTCCGCCAGGTTATATCGGCTATGAAGAAGGTGGTCAGTTAACCGAAAAGATCAGACGGAAACCCTATTCCGTCGTTCTGCTGGATGAAATTGAAAAGGCTCATCCCGATGTCTTTAATATCCTTCTCCAGGTTCTCGATGAAGGACGACTCACCGATAACAAAGGACGGACAGCGGATTTCAAGAATACGGTCATCATTATGACGTCGAATATCGGATCGCAACTGATACAGGAAAATCTCCAAAGAATGAACGATACAAACAAGGAGGACCTTATCAGAGAAATCCGTCAAAATGTATTTGACCTCCTCAGACGCTCGATAAGGCCTGAATTCCTGAACAGAATCGACGAAATAATCATGTTCAATCCCTTGAACCGAAATGAGATACGACAGATAGTCGTCCTGCAACTGGAGGCTGTGATTCACATGCTTGCAAAAAATGATATCGGATTAAGGGTCACCAATAAAGCTGTGGATCTCATAGCAGAAAATGGTTACGATCCGCAATACGGCGCCAGACCGCTGAAACGTCTGATCCAGCGCGAGATACTTAATGAGCTTTCGAGGATGATACTGTCAGGAAAAGTGAATAAAGAAAAGGAAATCGTTGTTGATATTAAGGACAATAAGCTAATATTCAGTAATTAATAAGTAACAATTCATTATCGGTCAGTGAGCAGGATTTGAGGTAAGATTTAATTTCAATCCAAACCTTGATTATTGCAATTTTCTATAATTTTGGACGTCTTAACAATAAATCTTCTACTTATGAAACAAATCATTTTGACCATTACAGGATGTATCATCCTGAGCTTGGCTTTCGCCCAAGGGCCTTCATCCGGGAAAATCCGTATCGGAGGCGGCCTCGCCTATGGTAGTGAGATTAAAAACCTGGGATTAAATATCCTTGGAACATACGATATAACCGATAACATCCGGGTAGCTCCAAATCTGACTATTTTTATGCCCCACAAAGATGAATTCATCGGATGGACCTATAAACTCGGTCTATGGGAGCTGAACCTCGATGCTCATTATATTATTCCTGTCAATAACGACATGTTCGACGTATATCCGCTGGCTGGTATCAACATTGCTTTTCTGACATCCAAAGGCGAGGTTACGGATCCTACATTGCAGGGAAATCCAGTGTATGAATTTTCCACTTCCGATGTCAAATTCGGCCTTAACCTCGGTGTTGGCGGAGAATACCCGATATCTGAACAGCTGGGTGTATTCCTTGAACTGAGATATGCCATCAGTGATTTTGACCAATTTGTCGTAAAGACCGGAGTGGCTTACCGTTTATAATGACTTACAGTATGAAATTAATAACACGGATTTTTTTTATCATCATTTCATTGTCCTTTTTTTTAGCCTGCTCGAACCGTGCAGATATTCAGAAAGAGACTGAAACCCTGCTGCAGGCCGACAGAGACTTCTCCAACGTTTCAAGGGAGAAGGGGATGAAAGCATCTTTCCTTGAGCATATTTCGGACGACTGCGTCCTGCTGCGTGCACAGCAAAAACCCATTGAAGGTCGAACAGCCATTGAGGCCACTTTCGCCAGGTTTTCAGATGAAAATTCTATATTGACATGGGAGCCGCTGAAAGCAGTTGTCTCAGAATCGGGAGATCTCGGTTACACCTATGGTATCTGGGAATCAAAACTCAAAGATACAACAGGTCTTGTTTTCAAGGGTACCTATCTGTCAATCTGGAAGAAAAATGCCGATGGAAAATGGAAAGTCGTCCTGGATACAGGCAATCCTGGAATTAAATGATGACCGGAAAGGTAATTTTTTAGCATGTCCGATAAACCCAAGGCACTGATATGGGACTGGAATGGCACCCTGCTCGACGACACCGACATTTGTGTGGAGGCCATGAATCAAATCCTCACAGAACGTCATATGGGCAGTATCACAAGACAATATTACCGGGAGGTTTTTACATTTCCTGTCCAGGATTACTATCGTATGCTTGGCTTTGACTTTGAAAAAGATGCATGGGATAAAGTGGCCATTGAGTTCATCGATATATATCTTCAAAAACTTGTATCCTGCTCATTACATCACAATGCCTTGGATATCGTCAGACACTTCCATACAAAAAATTATTTGCAGGTTGTCCTTTCCGCGATGGAGCAAAATGCCCTCCGGGATTCCATTGCGAAAAGAGGTCTGTTACCTTATTTCGACATCGTTGCAGGCATCAGCAACCATTATGCAGCAGGTAAGATCGATATAGCCAGAAATCTGATGAATACAATAAAAACAGTGCCTCAGGAGATATGTCTTATTGGAGATTCGATACATGATCACGAAGTGGCTTTGGCCTTAAATTGCAGATGCATTCTGATCGCCAACGGGCACCAGACGTATGAACGACTGATAAAAACCGGCAGAGTGGTATTACAAGAACTTATGGATATAAAAGATATTATCAGATAGGATGATCTTATCGCCTCACGAATGAAAAAAATTCCGAAGTGTGATGAACCATTCATTCCTCTGTTTCGATGTAGATCACCTCACTAGTTAGAAATCCGCCCTTGTATATTCTTTTCTTTTGTAAGGAACCGTTTTCAATATAATAAGACCATTCTCCCTCACGGTCATCATTCAGGTACTTGCCGGAAAGAAGTACCTGTTTGTTTGGATAGAACATGATAAAAAGTCCGTCCTTTTTATCGGCGGCATAATTCCCTTCCAGTTTCTTCTCACCTTCAGGATAATATTGTCGCCATGGACCCTGCCTCAGGTCATTGTCATAGGAGATTTCTTCGGAAACGGTGTCATTGGGGTAAAAAGTTTTCCAGACACCTGATCGCATGCCATTCCGGTAAAATTCCTCCGACACCAGGGTACCAGCCTCATTGTAATAGAGCCAAGTGCTGTCTTTATGATTTCCGCTGTAATTACCCTGGCCCATCTTTATACCATTGGGATGATACATCTCCGACCGGCGGAAATCATTATCCAGGTAGTACATCAGCGCTTTTAACCGGCCATTGCCGTAATAATACTTGAATTCCCCGACAGGCTTGTCATCCTTGAAAAAACCTTCATACTTCAGGGTATCCTTTTCATACTTCCTCCAATAGCCCTGCTTTTTGCCATTCTGATCCGTCCGGTTTAATGTATCGACGGATTGTGCTTTTAAGGTGACACATAACCCGGATATAAGTAAAATGATCGGAAAAATCATCCTATTAATCATAGTATTCTCTTTAGCCGATTTAACAATATCACTAAACGAAAAGATAAGGGCTTTAATTATTCTAATATTATTTTTGGACTAAATTTGCAACGGCAAAGGTAAATAAAGTTATATAAACAGTTTGTTTTTGTATGACCCTGTCGTCTAAACTTCTGGAAGAGGCTGTCAATGCTTTGGCAAAGCTGCCCGGTATTGGAAGAAAAACGGCTTTGCGGCTGGCTTTATTTCTTCTTAATGAAGAAAAAAAAGATGTGGAAGCCTTTACGACGGCTATTTCTAAGATGCGGGAAGAAATCTTGCATTGCAAAATATGTCATAACATTTCCGACAATGATATCTGCCAGATATGTTCGAGTCCCAAACGCAATAAGACCCAGTTATGCGTGGTTATGGACACACGGGATGTAATGGCTATTGAGAATACTTCACAATACAATGGTGTTTACCATGTTCTGGGAGGCATCATATCTCCTATTGAGGGGATAGGTCCCCATGATCTGACCATTGATGACCTTGAGATGAAGGTGACCGCGGATCCTGTTGAGGAGATCATCCTTGCGCTACCGACCACCATTGAAGGCGACACCACCTGCTTTTACATTTATAAACGCTTAAAAGAGCATGACGTAAAAATTTCGACCATTGCACGTGGTATTGCAGTCGGCGATGAGTTGGAATATGCTGATGAAGTGACACTGGGACGCTCAATCCTCAATCGCACGCCTTATATAAATATATTGATGAAATGACCTGCCATTGCTATTTTTGATCCTTGGCCGGCCCGGCTTCCCTGAATAAATCGAGCTGTTTCTCCGTCACAAAATAGTGCTCCGGAACTTCCAGTGCAAAGTTATCGAGGTATTTCTGTATGTTTTTCTTAATCAGTTTTATTGGCGTTGTGCCACGTGCCTTACAATAATTCATTAACGACCTCTTTTGCCTGGCAGAAACTTTAAATTGTACCGTCTTAAACCGGACAATCTTTCTTTTCTTCTTTTTTCGCATTACAGGTATAATTGTGAATTTATTTTGTTTATGATTGGCTAACTTAGCGAATATTTTCCAAATGACTTTTTCAATATCCAAAGATTTCCTGAAGCTTGGCTGCCAGGTCCGATCCTCTCAAAGCAGTCGTAATGATTTTACCTTCGCGGTCGATCAATACGGAAAATGGAATAGCTCTCACGGCATATGCTTTGGCGGCCACAGAGTTAAAACGTTTCAGGTCGCTGACCTGGGTCCATGTCAGGCTGTCTTTTTCAATGGCTTTTATCCAACCACTACGTTCGCTGTCAAGCGAAACACCATATACCTCAAAACCTGCGTCGTGATATTTACGATATATATTCACGACATTAGGATTTTCCCTGCGGCATGGTCCACACCATGAGGCCCAGAAATCAATAAGCACAATGTGCCCGCGAAGTGACGACAGGCTGATGATCTTTCCATCCGGATCCGGAAGATTGATGTCCTGTGCAAGCATCCCCGGCTGTATATTCTTTTGAGCGGTTACCGAATAATTAAGCTCGACAACAAAAGGATTATCAGGATATAAAGCATACAAGGCATCGTTGACTTTAATGAAGGTAGAAAGGTTCTCCTTTATATCAAGTCTGTTGAGATAATACAGGTTGGCAGGCGATTGTGGATTTGTTTCAGCAAACTGCCTTATATAGGTCTTTCTTTCCCCATCAAGTTTCTTCAACTCGTTATCCATCATGATCAGCGTTGCACTATCCTTTCCTTCCTGACTCTTCTGCAAGGCTTTAAATGATTTATACAAAGTGTCGATCTCCAGGTCATATTTTTTAACTGCCTGGCTAAGGGAAAAGAGCAGACTTGTGTTTTGTGAACCGGATATCACAGGATTTTCATAGATACGGTCTGACGTGGAGGTGATCGTCACCTGCTCCCCCGGCAGCAATATCAGAGCCATATAATTATTTTCGCTAAGCTTGAGCTTTACAAAGTCCAAACCCTTCACATTCAGTGTCAATTTAAATGTACCATCATCCCCCAAAGGGCACGAAGCAATGATTTGCGGTTTTTTACTATAATCTTCAATGACAATATCAGATAAAGAAGTATCTGCCCGCATACTACCCTGAATCGTCACGGTTTTGTTTTGCGATGACAGGGAGCATGCCTGTCCCATCAGAATAGTGATGAAAAGTATGGAGATGATCTGGAGTTGTTTCATTATACTTATTTGAGAACATTTGCGGCAAAAATACTCCATTTTATTTAATCAATGAGACTCAAATTTTTCAAACACAGTGCTGAAAAATTTGCAAGTCGAATTGATCCCGACTGTGAAGCAAGTCGGGATCGGTGACGACGAAGTGATTTGTTGATAAAATAATCTCGTCACTTCTTATGGACAGAGTATACAATTTCATACTTTTGAGGCATGACAGACAAAAAAGATCAAAACAGCACACGCCGCAGGGCATATAGTAAAGCGGCTGTTACCCAGGACATTCTGGATCAGGGCAAGCTACCTCCGCAGGCTGTTGAGCTGGAAGAAGCTGTTCTCGGAGCGCTGATGCTCGAGAAGGATGCGCTGACCATGGTCATTGATTTCCTGAAGCCTGAGATGTTTTATAAGGAGTCGCACCAGGTGGTTTACTCTGCCATTCAAAGGCTTTTTTCCAAATCGGAGCCAATCGATATTCTGACTGTCATCAATGAACTCAAATCATCGGCTGAGCTGGATGTTGTCGGCGGTCCCTATTTTATAACACAGCTCACTAACCGTGTGGCATCAGCAGCCAACATTGAATTCCATGCACGTATCATTTTACAGAAGTATATCCAGCGTGAACTGATCGCCATATCATCAGGCATTATCCGCGATGCTTACGAAGACACCTCCGATCCGTTTGATCTTCTGGATAAGGCAGAGGGTAACTTATTCGATCTGAGCGAAAGCAACCTCCGGAGGAATTATATCGATATGAGGGCTCTTGTTGCCGAAGCCATACGTGAGATGCAAGCGGCAAGGGAGCATGAAGAAGGAATGCGTGGTGTGCCATCAGGATTCACCGAACTCGACAGGGTCACATCCGGTTTTCAGAAATCCGACCTGATTATAATAGCCTCCCGTCCCGGTATGGGTAAAACCGCCTTGGCCATGTCAATTGCCAGAAATGTGGCCGTTGAATTCAAACGCCCTGTGGCTTTCTTCTCCCTGGAAATGTCAGCCCTGCAACTGGTGACAAGGTTGATATCGAGTGAGACATCCATCTCGGCAGATAAAATTAAAAAAGGCACTCTTGATCAGTCGGAATGGGACCAGTTAAATGTTAAAATAGGGAAACTGATCGATGCACCTCTTTTTATTGACGACACCCCAGCCCTGTCAGTGTTTGAGCTTAGAGCCAAATGCCGCCGTCTTAAAGCACAACACGACGTACAGTTGGTCGTCCTCGACTATCTTCAGCTCATGTCGTCGCCGTCCGAAGGCCGTGGCAACAGAGAACAGGAAATAAGCAATATATCCCGCTCCATAAAAGCTCTCTCCAAAGAGCTTAACATTCCGATCATCGCCCTCTCGCAGCTCAGCAGGGCTGTTGAAACAAGAACCGGATTAAAGAAACCTATCCTCTCCGACCTGCGTGAATCAGGTGCCATAGAGCAGGACGCCGACCTGGTCATCTTTATTTACAGACCTGAGTATTATAAGATCACTGAAGACAGTGAAGGTAATTCCCTTGCAGGATATGCAGAAATCATTATTGCCAAGCACCGTAATGGATCTACTGCTGATATTGCCCTGCGGTTTATCTCCAGGTATGCCAGGTTCGTTGACATGAGCCCTGAAGAACGGCAGTGGAAACTGGCTAAAATAAACCTGGATGAGGAAAGCCAACCCATGACTTACACAGTGCCTTCCAAAATGAATGACATGCCCGACGAAGAGTCGCCTTTCTGATTACTTTAACATTATTTAAGATTATAAAGCCATCCATGCAATGAGTACCTGGCCCGTCTCTATGGATTCTTTTGTACCTTTGCACAAGTTTATTATCGATGATGAAAAACAGGTTCACAATAGGAAAGATAGTTTTTATTTCAGCCCTGCTATCCATGCTCTTTCTGAATGCCAGAGCGGCCTATGTGCTCATTCCCATGGATGAAACACAGAAGAACCATCTTAAAGCTTATGGTATTGCTTATTGGATCCTTCAGATGGAACTGGAAGTGGACTGGTTATTAAACTACCGGGGTGGTAGTTTTGTCAGCCAGTATCATGAATTAATAGAGAATGAATGTACAGTCAGAGGGGTCACTTATACAATTCTTGCCGATGCGCAGTATACGGCTATTCTTCAGGATATTGCTGATCCTGAAGTGAATATGGATATAGTAAAATTGTATAAGGCGCCCCGCATAGCGGTTTACTCTCCGCCAAATAAATTGCCCTGGGATGATGCGGTCACCCTGGCGCTCACCTACGCCGAGATACCGTATGACGTCGTCTATGACGAAGAGGTGCTGGATGGCGCTCTTCCAATGTATGATTGGTTGCACCTGCATCATGAAGATTTTACGGGTCAGTATGGTAAATTCTGGAGAGCCTTCAAAGATATTGCCTGGTACCAGGAAGATGTGCGTATCTCGGAAGAACTCGCGCAAAAGCTCGGTTTCACCAAGGTGTCGGAATGTAAGCTGGCAGTATCCCGGAAAATCAGAGATTATGTTGCCGGAGGAGGCTATCTTTTCGCGATGTGTTCCGCACCCGACAGTTTTGATGTTGCTCTGTCGGCAGACGGTGTGGATATCTGCGATGTGATGTTCGACGGTGATCCGCCCGACGCGGATGCACAATCGAAATTGAACTACTCGAATTGCTTTGCATTTACCGACTTTACCTTA contains the following coding sequences:
- a CDS encoding redox-sensing transcriptional repressor Rex; its protein translation is MKKLPDKTVERLSQYRRALLIWNASHKQHIFSHELAGLLHITPVQVRRDIMLIGYTGTLRKGYDVKELIDLIGRIIDTEEGINACVVGIGNLGRAIIRYFSGKRTKLSIIAAFDTNTDKVGRNFTGVPCYHPDRLAEIIEKENIRIAILTVPAEVAASVANTMVNAGIKGIINYTPTALNVDEDIYLGEYDMITSLEKAAYFVKMNSLP
- a CDS encoding gliding motility-associated C-terminal domain-containing protein, whose product is MKKVYLLFILLTGYILTQGQTPLIDTVNIYSVDTAMFCTTDSVFVYADTGYVSYSWNTGDTTSGIWVFETDTYKVTFDSAGSVVNDSVYINLISGRIIQNDTLICYGDSITLNVKQKLPDCLIAYYPFNGNSNDESGNGYHLYPFGAVLVTDRFGHPNSAFSFNGVDSYMIGSIGLRTGSLAFALWFRAPDTSNWYPENMFPTIFDYSNGQLRTSILGLYPDFINGDKVGRISVDHYEGDGSPNNFQFETVTKPEFAEWHHLYVVYDTSAAPNEIWIDGVRQAQSWDNPILNPVKNLIYFGRSDSIQKEFSYFVGRLDDISIYTCPLDTSEIQALYRTGSVFNYYYSWSTGDTMPAIAEAPKTSTTYYAYVTDSLNYCVDSITVTVNPELKLDLEQIDMGCPGEKKATMLAHVSGGTAPYLIEWDKMILYLQGDTLALGLTDSVDYSITVTDTVRCKIEKDFQVDAKPLPQVEFTYLPEEVYFQNPVVTFTSKTTDASTWYWTFGKDLTSILENPVQTFPAVDSYDVTLRVTGNNGCIDSLTQIIEVKEVQLVIPNIFTPNGDGINDTFVITDLDKYLGNSIVIYNRWGKKVYEKNNYISGEWDGGNLSDGTYYFVLKCIGYFSNDEFKGTINIFKAPLR
- the clpB gene encoding ATP-dependent chaperone ClpB, which produces MNYNNFTIKSQEAIQKAQEIAQAYQQQAIETAHILKAMLAVDDTVLPFLLKKMDVDLPMMAQSLEKTITTFPKVAGGEQYLSGDASKALQKSGSYLKEFGDEFITLEHLLLGILAGHDTAARLLKDSGVNEKDLLKAIRELRKGSAVKSQTAEETYNALNKYARNLNEMARSGKLDPVIGRDEEIRRILQILSRRTKNNPILIGEPGVGKTAIAEGLAHRIINGDVPDNLTSKQIYSLDMAALIAGAKYKGEFEERLKSVVNEIIQSDGDIVLFIDEIHTLVGAGAGEGAMDAANILKPALAKGELRAIGATTLKEYQKYFEKDKALERRFQIVMVNEPDTMASISILRGLKERYETHHHVRIKDEAIIAAVELSQRYITDRFLPDKAIDLIDEAAAKLRLEINSVPESIDEIERKITQLEIEREAIKRENDPVKLKDLTAEIANLNDERKHLRAKWQSEKEVVENIQQCKNAIENYRYEAERAERDGDYGQVAELRYGKIKQAELELENFKKTLNEMQVDSALINEEVGAEEIAEIVSRWTGIPVTRMLQSEKEKLLNLENELHKRVVGQDEAISAISDAIRRSRAGLQDAKRPIGSFIFLGTTGVGKTELAKALAEFLFNDENSMVRMDMSEYQERHTVSRLIGAPPGYIGYEEGGQLTEKIRRKPYSVVLLDEIEKAHPDVFNILLQVLDEGRLTDNKGRTADFKNTVIIMTSNIGSQLIQENLQRMNDTNKEDLIREIRQNVFDLLRRSIRPEFLNRIDEIIMFNPLNRNEIRQIVVLQLEAVIHMLAKNDIGLRVTNKAVDLIAENGYDPQYGARPLKRLIQREILNELSRMILSGKVNKEKEIVVDIKDNKLIFSN
- a CDS encoding outer membrane beta-barrel protein, encoding MKQIILTITGCIILSLAFAQGPSSGKIRIGGGLAYGSEIKNLGLNILGTYDITDNIRVAPNLTIFMPHKDEFIGWTYKLGLWELNLDAHYIIPVNNDMFDVYPLAGINIAFLTSKGEVTDPTLQGNPVYEFSTSDVKFGLNLGVGGEYPISEQLGVFLELRYAISDFDQFVVKTGVAYRL
- a CDS encoding DUF4440 domain-containing protein, whose product is MKLITRIFFIIISLSFFLACSNRADIQKETETLLQADRDFSNVSREKGMKASFLEHISDDCVLLRAQQKPIEGRTAIEATFARFSDENSILTWEPLKAVVSESGDLGYTYGIWESKLKDTTGLVFKGTYLSIWKKNADGKWKVVLDTGNPGIK